The following coding sequences lie in one Coraliomargarita sinensis genomic window:
- a CDS encoding ATP-binding cassette domain-containing protein, protein MLHRPILHSLSNVLLSYRNLTVSFGGPKLLDDAGLTIAKRERICLLGRNGEGKSTLLRILNGEVQPDKGEIESIPNLRVGKLEQEVPTALDGTVFEIVAQGLGQAAETIAQYHHLLHEIGERPEDENVAAQLDDLQHELDQTDGWALEHKVENILDRVELDGDLEFASLSGGNKRRTLLARALIAEPHILLLDEPTNHLDIPGIQWLEEFLRKTDIALLFVSHDRAFIQRVGNKILDLDRGQLTRWECDYDTYLERKAELLAGEAKQQAVFDKKLAEEEVWIRKGIQARRTRNEGRVRSLKKMREERAQRRDLQGKAKLDLSDAQLSGRKVISVDDISYTWNDQPLIENFSTTIWRGDKIGIVGLNGSGKTTLLNLLLKEIDPGSGTVTHGTKLEVAYFDQHRAQLDEKLSVAENVHPAGEMVCINGKPRHILSYLQDFLFTPHVSRSPITKLSGGERARLLLAKLFLQPANVLVLDEPTNDLDIETVELLEERLLEYSGTLLMVSHDRSFLNNVVTSTIALEGDGRIEEYVGGCDTWLENHRAKVGQPKKAKEKTAPSPQAATPDIPKRTLSNKEREALKTLPAEIENMEAEMNALSNRMASAEYYQSSDNDPLADAKKLESLENQILEAYEELEQLEELTR, encoded by the coding sequence ATGCTTCACCGACCTATCCTTCACTCTTTATCCAACGTGCTTCTAAGCTATCGCAATCTCACCGTCTCATTCGGCGGCCCCAAGTTACTTGATGACGCCGGGCTCACTATCGCCAAGCGCGAGCGCATCTGCCTGCTCGGGCGCAACGGCGAGGGCAAGTCCACCCTGCTCCGTATTCTGAACGGGGAAGTTCAGCCGGATAAGGGTGAAATTGAATCGATCCCCAATCTACGTGTGGGCAAACTTGAACAGGAGGTACCGACGGCACTTGACGGCACGGTTTTTGAGATCGTCGCTCAGGGGCTCGGACAGGCGGCCGAAACCATTGCCCAATACCACCATCTGCTGCACGAGATCGGCGAGCGCCCGGAGGATGAAAACGTTGCCGCACAGCTCGACGATTTACAGCACGAGCTCGATCAAACCGATGGCTGGGCCCTGGAGCATAAGGTGGAAAACATTCTCGACCGCGTCGAATTGGACGGAGACCTGGAATTCGCTTCGCTTTCCGGCGGCAACAAGCGCCGCACGCTGCTGGCCCGGGCGTTGATCGCCGAGCCCCATATTCTTCTGCTGGATGAACCCACCAACCACCTTGATATTCCGGGCATTCAGTGGCTGGAAGAATTCCTGCGTAAGACCGATATCGCCCTCCTCTTTGTCTCGCACGACCGCGCATTCATCCAACGCGTGGGGAACAAGATACTCGACCTCGACCGCGGCCAGCTGACCCGCTGGGAGTGCGACTATGATACCTATCTGGAACGCAAGGCGGAACTCCTGGCTGGAGAAGCCAAACAACAGGCCGTCTTTGACAAAAAACTGGCGGAAGAAGAGGTCTGGATTCGAAAAGGCATTCAGGCCCGGCGTACCCGTAACGAGGGCCGCGTGCGCTCCCTCAAAAAGATGCGGGAAGAGCGCGCCCAACGTCGGGACCTGCAGGGCAAGGCCAAACTCGACCTCAGCGACGCACAGCTCTCCGGGCGCAAGGTCATCTCGGTCGACGACATTAGTTATACGTGGAACGACCAGCCACTTATCGAGAACTTCAGCACCACGATCTGGCGTGGGGATAAGATCGGAATCGTCGGCCTCAATGGCTCGGGAAAAACCACCCTACTCAACCTCCTGTTGAAGGAAATCGACCCGGGCAGCGGCACGGTGACCCACGGGACGAAGCTCGAGGTGGCCTATTTTGATCAGCACCGCGCTCAATTGGACGAGAAACTAAGCGTGGCAGAAAACGTGCATCCCGCCGGTGAGATGGTCTGTATTAATGGCAAGCCGCGCCACATTCTCTCCTACCTTCAGGACTTTCTCTTTACCCCACACGTTTCCCGGTCGCCCATCACCAAACTCTCCGGTGGCGAGCGGGCCCGCCTCTTACTGGCCAAGTTGTTTCTTCAGCCTGCCAACGTGCTCGTGCTCGACGAGCCAACCAACGACCTCGACATCGAAACCGTGGAACTGCTGGAAGAGCGCTTGCTGGAATATAGCGGCACCCTACTCATGGTCAGTCACGACCGAAGCTTTTTGAACAATGTGGTCACCAGCACGATCGCGCTTGAGGGCGACGGGCGCATCGAAGAATACGTCGGTGGCTGTGATACCTGGCTGGAAAACCATCGCGCGAAAGTCGGCCAGCCAAAGAAAGCGAAGGAAAAAACGGCTCCGTCACCACAAGCAGCCACGCCGGACATACCCAAGCGCACACTTTCCAATAAAGAACGCGAAGCTCTCAAAACCCTGCCTGCAGAAATCGAAAACATGGAAGCAGAGATGAACGCATTATCAAACCGCATGGCTTCAGCGGAATACTACCAAAGCTCGGACAATGATCCGTTGGCGGATGCGAAAAAACTGGAATCACTGGAAAATCAAATTCTGGAGGCTTACGAGGAACTGGAACAGCTCGAGGAATTGACGCGGTAG
- a CDS encoding phosphotransferase family protein, giving the protein MTSKIESMLKEATGARRVGGSEQLQSLWSGYGSIIRYELEEARCATAIVKQVSPPKSGAHPRGWNTDRSHQRKLKSYRVEAEWYRNFSESCEASCRVPRCLAVEQDGDELLLVLEDLDAAGFGHRRTRVSDHELAACLSWLAHFHATFLHVAADGLWPVGTYWHLETRPDELAVLRQEDAGLAEAAEGIDRVLRAARFQTLVHGDAKLANFCFSPHDASVAAVDFQYVGGGCGMKDVAYFIGSCLGEDDCAAKESVLLDLYFSALGAAMRQRGIERDIDALESEWRSLYPVAWTDFHRFLKGWSPGHWKLHRYSERLASEVVEEWKKGNLPCD; this is encoded by the coding sequence ATGACTTCCAAGATTGAATCCATGCTAAAAGAGGCAACGGGCGCCCGGCGAGTCGGCGGATCGGAGCAGCTGCAAAGCCTTTGGAGTGGCTACGGATCCATCATACGCTATGAGCTGGAGGAAGCGCGTTGCGCCACCGCGATTGTCAAGCAGGTGAGTCCGCCGAAGAGTGGGGCACATCCACGCGGGTGGAACACGGATCGTTCGCATCAGCGCAAACTGAAGTCTTATCGGGTTGAAGCCGAGTGGTATCGTAATTTTTCCGAAAGTTGTGAGGCGTCCTGTCGTGTGCCCCGTTGCCTGGCGGTGGAACAGGATGGCGATGAGTTGCTGCTCGTGCTCGAAGATTTGGACGCAGCCGGCTTCGGTCACCGGCGCACTCGTGTCAGCGATCATGAATTGGCGGCATGCTTATCCTGGTTGGCTCATTTTCATGCGACCTTTCTGCATGTGGCAGCAGATGGCTTGTGGCCGGTTGGTACCTACTGGCATTTGGAAACTCGCCCCGATGAGCTTGCAGTCCTTCGTCAAGAAGATGCCGGATTGGCTGAAGCCGCGGAAGGTATTGATCGGGTGCTCCGGGCCGCGCGCTTTCAGACGCTGGTTCATGGCGATGCCAAACTGGCGAACTTTTGCTTTTCACCCCATGACGCTTCCGTGGCGGCGGTTGACTTCCAGTATGTCGGCGGCGGTTGCGGGATGAAGGACGTGGCTTATTTTATCGGCAGCTGTCTGGGGGAGGACGACTGCGCGGCAAAAGAATCCGTTTTGTTGGACCTTTATTTTTCGGCCTTGGGTGCAGCGATGCGTCAGCGTGGCATAGAGAGGGATATTGATGCGCTTGAGTCGGAGTGGCGCTCGCTTTATCCGGTCGCCTGGACTGATTTTCACCGCTTTCTGAAAGGATGGAGCCCCGGGCACTGGAAGTTGCATCGTTACAGTGAGCGTCTGGCTTCGGAGGTTGTGGAAGAATGGAAGAAAGGAAACCTGCCATGCGATTAA
- the gatA gene encoding Asp-tRNA(Asn)/Glu-tRNA(Gln) amidotransferase subunit GatA — MPETYFKTIAELSAVLEAGELTSVQLTQAVIDRTAAVDEKVKAFLSYDAGDALAQAKASDERRAAGKALSKLDGIPVGIKDVLAVKDQPLGCASKMLENYVSPYDATCVAKLREAGAIIWGRLNMDEFAMGSSTENSAHQTTANPWDLETIPGGSSGGSAAALAAGEAIATLGTDTGGSIRQPAALCGVVGMKPTYGMVSRYGLVAFASSLDQVGPFARTVEDAAILLEAMLGKDDLDSTSIAPQGDTDYAAALKEKKGPWKLGVPREFFGEGIDPEVKANIEQAIDWYKSQGCEIVDISLPHSDLAVPVYYIVATAEASSNLARFDGVRYSHRSEEAKDALTLFTKSRGEGFGDEVKRRIILGTYVLSSGYYDAYYKRAQKVRRLILGDFEKAFEQVDAILTPTSPTPAFKRGERADDPLAMYLSDVYTISVNLAGLPAISVPSGFTESGLPVGLQVIGKAFGEADMFAVAHAFEQGHDYHKQTPNL, encoded by the coding sequence ATGCCCGAAACTTATTTTAAAACCATCGCCGAACTCTCCGCCGTATTGGAAGCGGGGGAGTTGACTTCGGTTCAACTTACTCAGGCCGTCATCGACCGCACTGCCGCCGTCGACGAAAAGGTCAAAGCCTTTCTGTCCTACGACGCTGGAGACGCACTCGCCCAGGCCAAGGCCTCGGATGAGCGCCGCGCTGCCGGTAAGGCCCTCAGCAAGCTCGACGGTATTCCGGTAGGGATTAAGGACGTACTCGCAGTGAAAGATCAACCGCTTGGTTGCGCGTCGAAAATGTTGGAAAACTACGTTTCGCCTTACGATGCGACCTGTGTGGCCAAGCTCAGGGAAGCCGGTGCGATCATCTGGGGGCGGCTCAACATGGACGAGTTTGCCATGGGTTCTTCCACGGAAAATTCGGCCCATCAAACCACCGCCAATCCCTGGGACCTGGAAACCATTCCCGGCGGCTCTTCCGGTGGCAGTGCGGCGGCGCTGGCAGCCGGCGAGGCCATCGCCACCCTGGGTACCGACACCGGCGGTTCGATTCGCCAGCCGGCGGCTCTCTGCGGGGTGGTTGGGATGAAGCCGACCTACGGCATGGTTTCCCGTTACGGACTTGTGGCTTTTGCCTCCTCCCTGGACCAGGTCGGGCCCTTCGCCCGCACGGTGGAGGACGCCGCTATCCTGTTGGAGGCCATGCTGGGCAAGGATGATCTCGATTCCACCTCAATTGCGCCGCAGGGCGACACCGACTATGCGGCCGCGCTGAAGGAAAAGAAGGGGCCCTGGAAGCTGGGCGTGCCCCGAGAATTTTTCGGCGAGGGAATCGATCCTGAAGTGAAGGCGAATATCGAACAGGCGATCGACTGGTACAAGTCGCAGGGCTGCGAGATTGTCGACATCTCGCTTCCGCATTCCGACCTGGCGGTGCCGGTCTATTACATTGTGGCGACAGCCGAGGCCTCGTCCAATCTGGCCCGTTTTGACGGGGTGCGTTACAGCCATCGCAGCGAAGAGGCCAAGGACGCGCTCACGCTGTTCACCAAGAGTCGGGGCGAGGGCTTCGGCGATGAAGTGAAGCGTCGTATCATCCTGGGCACTTACGTCCTCAGCTCGGGTTACTATGATGCCTACTACAAGCGGGCGCAAAAAGTGAGGCGCTTAATCCTCGGCGATTTCGAAAAAGCTTTCGAGCAGGTGGATGCCATCCTGACACCGACGTCGCCGACGCCCGCATTCAAGCGAGGCGAGCGGGCCGACGATCCGCTGGCCATGTATCTCAGCGATGTTTACACGATCTCCGTCAATCTCGCAGGTCTGCCCGCGATCTCGGTGCCCAGTGGCTTTACCGAAAGCGGGCTGCCCGTCGGCCTGCAGGTCATCGGAAAAGCTTTCGGCGAAGCCGATATGTTCGCCGTGGCCCACGCCTTCGAACAAGGCCATGACTACCACAAACAAACACCTAATCTTTAA
- a CDS encoding VF530 family DNA-binding protein, protein MEQPNNPLHGYTLKQIVVSLSDYYGWEYLAEEIPIRCFMFDPSVNSSLKFLRKTPWARKKVEDLFVYTLKTYG, encoded by the coding sequence ATGGAGCAACCCAACAATCCTCTGCACGGCTACACCCTGAAACAAATCGTGGTGAGCCTGTCCGATTACTATGGCTGGGAGTATCTCGCCGAAGAAATACCCATCCGCTGCTTCATGTTTGATCCTTCGGTGAACAGCAGCCTGAAGTTCCTCCGAAAGACACCCTGGGCGAGGAAGAAGGTGGAAGACCTTTTCGTCTACACGCTGAAAACCTACGGTTAA
- a CDS encoding 4a-hydroxytetrahydrobiopterin dehydratase: MHALTETELEVALSDLEGWEIEKDKLTKLFTFESFRDAMSFLMRLAFEVEEMNHHPEIENVYNKVRFSLTTHDAGSKVTEKDVKLARQIEKLY, translated from the coding sequence ATGCATGCACTGACTGAAACCGAACTCGAAGTGGCCCTAAGCGATCTGGAGGGCTGGGAAATTGAAAAGGACAAGCTGACCAAGCTGTTCACTTTCGAGAGTTTTCGCGATGCGATGAGCTTTCTCATGCGCCTCGCCTTCGAGGTTGAAGAGATGAACCACCATCCGGAAATTGAAAATGTTTACAACAAGGTTCGTTTTAGCCTGACCACCCACGATGCCGGCAGCAAGGTGACCGAGAAGGACGTCAAGCTGGCTCGCCAGATCGAAAAACTGTACTAG
- a CDS encoding ABC transporter permease has product MPASNHAILQIRGLSKRFGDFTALNDVDLEIAPGEIFALLGPNGAGKTTLIGCVTGLARSFEGSIKVGGHDVVKEPKLARQLIGLVPQELNYDGFFTTRETLIYQASYFGVPFKSPVHDELLRDFSLLEKSEDNSRYLSGGMKRRLMICKALAHRPAILFLDEPTAGVDVDLRDKLWDYIRDLRDAGVTIVLTTHYLEEAEQLADRIGVIDQGRLVEIDSNAGLRRKYGASHHVLELSRTLSNAEAEALAAHDAIAEAEANRVVMVTGATGGRRLSAVLERIGTLPDCQVAHVETVRRSIEAIFKSIVAENRAAGDSEHPLKPDVTAPSVSTELQQKGLEKLNEVRTQAKKNRGIYGTYGLFRREISRFLSMFMGSILSPVLTTVLWFLVFGYSLGDRLKEIEGVPYADFLVPGLIIMSVVMNAFMNSGFSFLLNKIHGSITDLLASPLSPLQITFAYIASASVRGLCIGSTIWLVATLMGASTLANPPLTLLMILLASASFGALGLCVGILATGFEQVNLLPNFIILPLTFLGGVFYSIKMLPPPWDTVAMFNPLLYLVSELRYAMTGYADVPAGAGFFGGLLFLIFGTIFSYILLKTGYRVRD; this is encoded by the coding sequence ATGCCGGCTTCCAACCATGCCATTCTGCAAATTCGCGGCCTGTCCAAGCGTTTCGGTGACTTTACCGCGCTGAACGATGTCGATTTGGAAATCGCGCCGGGAGAAATCTTTGCCCTGCTTGGCCCGAATGGTGCCGGTAAAACCACTCTGATCGGCTGTGTTACCGGACTTGCCCGTAGCTTCGAAGGCTCGATCAAAGTGGGCGGGCACGATGTGGTTAAAGAGCCCAAGCTGGCGCGTCAGCTGATCGGCCTGGTGCCTCAGGAGCTCAACTACGACGGCTTTTTCACAACCCGGGAAACCTTGATCTATCAGGCCTCCTACTTCGGCGTGCCGTTTAAAAGCCCGGTCCACGATGAATTGCTGCGGGATTTCTCGCTTCTGGAAAAGTCAGAGGACAACTCCCGCTATCTGTCCGGTGGTATGAAACGCCGCTTGATGATCTGCAAGGCCCTGGCCCATCGTCCTGCCATTCTGTTTCTCGACGAGCCCACTGCCGGCGTCGATGTCGACCTGCGTGACAAACTCTGGGACTACATCCGCGATTTGCGGGATGCCGGCGTCACCATTGTCCTGACCACCCACTACCTGGAGGAAGCCGAGCAACTGGCCGACCGAATCGGCGTGATTGATCAGGGCCGCCTGGTGGAAATTGATTCCAATGCCGGACTGCGTCGAAAATACGGGGCTTCGCATCACGTGCTTGAGCTCTCCAGAACCTTATCGAATGCCGAGGCAGAGGCACTCGCCGCCCACGACGCGATCGCTGAAGCGGAAGCAAACCGCGTCGTGATGGTGACCGGTGCGACCGGTGGTCGACGTTTGTCCGCCGTGCTCGAGCGCATCGGGACGCTGCCGGACTGTCAGGTCGCCCATGTCGAGACGGTTCGCCGGTCAATCGAAGCTATTTTCAAAAGTATTGTCGCGGAGAATCGTGCCGCCGGGGATTCAGAGCATCCGCTCAAACCAGACGTCACAGCGCCCTCGGTTAGCACCGAGCTTCAACAAAAAGGCTTGGAGAAACTGAACGAAGTGCGAACGCAGGCGAAAAAGAACCGCGGCATTTACGGCACCTACGGACTCTTCAGGCGGGAGATTTCACGATTCCTCAGCATGTTCATGGGCTCCATCCTCAGCCCTGTCCTTACCACCGTCCTTTGGTTTCTCGTCTTCGGTTATTCACTGGGAGACCGGCTCAAGGAAATCGAAGGCGTTCCCTACGCCGACTTTCTGGTCCCGGGGCTAATCATCATGTCCGTGGTGATGAACGCGTTCATGAATTCCGGTTTTTCCTTCCTCCTGAACAAGATCCACGGCTCGATCACCGACCTGTTGGCCTCCCCGCTCTCTCCCCTTCAGATTACGTTCGCCTATATTGCTTCGGCCTCGGTTCGCGGGTTATGCATCGGTTCGACGATTTGGCTGGTGGCGACTTTGATGGGCGCAAGCACCTTGGCCAATCCTCCGCTCACGCTGTTGATGATCCTGCTCGCTTCAGCCAGCTTCGGGGCGCTGGGACTTTGCGTCGGTATCCTCGCCACCGGATTCGAACAGGTGAACTTGCTGCCCAACTTTATCATCCTGCCGCTCACCTTTCTTGGCGGCGTATTTTACTCGATCAAGATGCTGCCGCCTCCCTGGGATACGGTGGCCATGTTTAATCCGCTTCTCTACCTGGTCAGTGAACTGCGTTACGCCATGACGGGATACGCCGATGTCCCGGCGGGAGCCGGCTTCTTCGGCGGTCTGCTCTTTCTCATTTTTGGTACGATCTTTTCTTATATTCTTTTGAAAACCGGTTATCGTGTTCGCGACTAG
- a CDS encoding alpha/beta hydrolase, which produces MPTHVLPLSISGFALLLMTACATTKQVPTPQTDIPYVDDGGIRQQGDLYLPRGNGPFPVAVLMHGGGWSNRDRSDMTAVSKQLAESGIAAFNINYRLAPKHHYPAQLNDVHAALRYLQDNAEHYRLDTSRCITLGYSAGAHLALLAAEIPDPEGPKISVVVAGGAPVDFSLYPKSPLITPFIGGSPQEFPEAWKEASPINHVTPEHPPVFLYHARLDILVQHKNARMMKAALENADVPVQLDTAWFYGHLLQGAHQGPAIRKAIDFVKKQWQYG; this is translated from the coding sequence ATGCCAACTCATGTACTTCCACTTTCCATCTCCGGTTTCGCCCTGCTCCTGATGACTGCCTGCGCCACGACCAAACAAGTACCCACTCCACAAACCGATATCCCTTACGTGGACGACGGGGGAATTCGCCAACAGGGCGACCTTTACCTGCCAAGGGGCAACGGCCCCTTTCCTGTTGCGGTCTTAATGCATGGCGGCGGATGGAGCAACCGCGACCGGAGTGATATGACCGCAGTCTCCAAGCAACTTGCCGAGTCGGGTATCGCCGCCTTTAACATCAACTACCGTTTGGCACCGAAGCATCACTACCCCGCCCAACTCAATGATGTCCACGCCGCACTCCGGTATTTGCAGGACAATGCCGAGCACTATCGCCTCGATACCAGTCGTTGCATTACCTTGGGATATTCGGCCGGCGCACACCTCGCCCTCCTTGCCGCCGAAATCCCCGATCCGGAAGGCCCGAAAATTTCGGTCGTTGTCGCCGGCGGGGCGCCCGTTGACTTTTCCCTTTACCCGAAGAGCCCGCTTATTACCCCGTTCATTGGCGGTTCACCCCAGGAATTTCCCGAGGCTTGGAAGGAGGCCTCACCGATCAACCATGTCACACCAGAACATCCCCCTGTCTTTCTCTACCATGCGCGGCTCGACATACTCGTCCAACACAAGAATGCCCGCATGATGAAGGCGGCGCTGGAGAATGCGGACGTCCCGGTACAACTCGATACCGCCTGGTTCTACGGACACCTGCTACAAGGGGCCCACCAAGGCCCGGCAATTCGTAAGGCAATCGACTTTGTCAAAAAGCAGTGGCAGTACGGTTAA
- a CDS encoding DUF1853 family protein, whose product MNPLWSHALTDCLKRAPLLVDNLPEAAQFDRRMLGPVDSTLELNAKQKLGHLYESALEALLRESRKVDLLASSLQVVDASGRTLGEMDYLLRDRANSGAIHLELAVKFYLAHHSATGWSYPGPDPKDDWYGKLERMRDHQLQLSKLAVAKEILRNRYEIETVSVQQLIYGRLFLPFDRGDCPMPDLLSPQASLGRWLYVNQRAQMLPSLSEVHLLPKALWPVQVSEALLQTMPRVTVAELEAKAQARCVMFILPDSAAPVFLVPDHWPGRDFDIHG is encoded by the coding sequence ATGAACCCCTTGTGGTCGCATGCTTTAACCGATTGCCTGAAACGGGCACCACTGCTTGTGGATAATCTGCCCGAAGCGGCGCAATTCGATCGCAGGATGTTGGGTCCTGTCGACAGCACACTTGAGTTGAATGCCAAACAAAAGCTGGGACATCTCTACGAGTCGGCTTTGGAGGCCTTGTTGCGTGAGTCACGAAAGGTCGATCTTCTCGCTTCGTCCCTGCAGGTGGTGGATGCTTCGGGGCGGACCTTGGGCGAAATGGACTACCTGCTTCGCGACCGGGCCAATTCCGGAGCCATTCACCTCGAACTGGCAGTGAAGTTTTATCTCGCGCATCATTCCGCTACCGGGTGGAGCTATCCGGGCCCGGACCCCAAAGACGATTGGTACGGTAAGCTCGAGCGTATGCGGGACCATCAATTGCAACTTTCCAAGCTGGCGGTCGCGAAGGAAATTCTCCGTAATCGTTACGAGATTGAAACGGTCTCCGTACAGCAACTCATTTACGGTCGCCTTTTTCTCCCGTTCGATCGGGGTGACTGTCCGATGCCGGACTTACTTTCGCCGCAGGCATCACTGGGGCGCTGGCTCTATGTCAATCAGCGGGCGCAAATGCTACCTTCCTTGAGCGAGGTCCACTTGTTGCCCAAGGCCTTGTGGCCGGTCCAGGTCAGCGAAGCGCTCTTGCAAACAATGCCCAGGGTGACGGTTGCCGAACTGGAAGCAAAGGCGCAGGCACGTTGCGTCATGTTTATTCTGCCAGATTCGGCGGCGCCCGTCTTTCTGGTTCCGGACCATTGGCCGGGCCGGGACTTTGACATTCACGGATGA
- the gatB gene encoding Asp-tRNA(Asn)/Glu-tRNA(Gln) amidotransferase subunit GatB, whose amino-acid sequence MDYEAVIGLEIHVQIKTRTKMFTAAPYEYGAAPNTLIDPVVLGLPGTLPVLNHEAIEKCAKLGLMLGCEIAEVCKWDRKNYFYPDSPKNYQLTQNDQPLCLGGEVEIELADAARNAAGEHRWVKLNRIHLEEDPGKLTHESFDTLIDFNRAGVPLAEIVTEPDMSSSAEAVAFLNALRNLIIYAGISDCDMEKGQLRCDANVSLRPKGSKELGTRTEMKNLNSISNVKAAIEYEIERQTDVLESGDLVVQETRRWDVDQGISFSLRSKEEAHDYRYFPDPDLMPVEMDRARVDALKAELPERPFDKQRRFEKEFNLPYTVTTVLCPNRELSEFFETALETHNSPKLVANYVANDLLRELSAGSDHGSQNLKVSECKLTPAHIGTLAKIIDEGVISKQIAKEVFTEMFATGEMPDAIVEKKGLKQSNDSGEIEALCREAIANNEKAVNQYKDGNEKAINALKGPVMKATKGKANPAMLDQLLKKLIDEG is encoded by the coding sequence ATGGACTACGAAGCAGTTATCGGACTTGAAATACACGTGCAGATTAAAACCCGCACGAAAATGTTCACCGCCGCGCCCTACGAATACGGCGCGGCGCCCAACACGCTGATCGATCCGGTCGTGCTCGGATTGCCCGGCACGCTGCCGGTGCTCAATCACGAGGCGATCGAGAAGTGTGCCAAACTCGGACTCATGCTCGGCTGTGAGATCGCCGAGGTCTGCAAGTGGGACCGTAAGAACTATTTTTATCCGGACTCGCCCAAGAACTACCAACTGACCCAGAACGATCAGCCACTCTGCCTCGGTGGCGAGGTCGAAATCGAGTTGGCCGATGCCGCCCGCAATGCCGCCGGGGAGCACCGCTGGGTGAAGCTCAATCGTATCCACCTCGAGGAGGACCCCGGCAAGCTGACCCACGAATCCTTCGATACCCTGATCGACTTCAACCGGGCGGGCGTGCCGCTGGCCGAGATTGTGACCGAGCCGGACATGAGTTCCTCCGCCGAAGCGGTCGCCTTCCTTAACGCACTGCGCAATCTTATCATCTACGCCGGTATCTCCGACTGCGATATGGAGAAGGGGCAGCTACGCTGTGACGCCAACGTCTCGCTCCGTCCGAAGGGAAGCAAAGAACTCGGTACCCGCACCGAGATGAAGAACCTCAATTCGATCTCCAATGTCAAGGCCGCCATCGAATACGAAATCGAGCGCCAGACGGATGTGCTGGAGTCGGGCGATCTGGTGGTTCAGGAGACCCGCCGCTGGGATGTCGACCAGGGGATCAGTTTCTCGCTCCGCAGCAAGGAAGAGGCCCATGACTACCGCTACTTTCCGGATCCGGACCTGATGCCGGTCGAAATGGACCGTGCCCGTGTCGATGCCTTGAAGGCCGAGTTGCCGGAGCGCCCCTTCGATAAGCAGCGCCGTTTTGAGAAGGAATTCAACCTGCCTTATACGGTGACCACGGTGCTTTGCCCGAACCGTGAACTCAGCGAGTTCTTCGAGACGGCCTTGGAAACGCACAACTCACCCAAGCTGGTGGCCAACTACGTGGCCAACGATCTTCTGCGCGAACTTTCCGCTGGTTCCGACCACGGCTCACAGAACCTGAAAGTCAGCGAGTGCAAGCTCACACCGGCCCACATCGGGACACTCGCCAAGATCATCGATGAAGGAGTCATCTCCAAACAGATCGCGAAAGAGGTCTTTACCGAGATGTTTGCCACCGGAGAGATGCCTGACGCTATCGTGGAAAAGAAGGGACTCAAACAAAGCAACGATTCCGGCGAGATCGAAGCGCTCTGTCGGGAGGCCATTGCCAACAACGAGAAGGCGGTCAACCAATACAAGGACGGTAACGAGAAAGCGATCAACGCCCTCAAGGGGCCGGTCATGAAGGCGACCAAGGGCAAGGCGAACCCGGCGATGCTCGACCAGTTGCTGAAGAAGCTGATCGACGAGGGGTAG
- a CDS encoding GxxExxY protein, producing the protein MGELSETIIGAAIEVHRELGPGLLESTYEACLAHELNLQGIKAVRQKKQPIYYKGLEIDEAYRIDVIVEDEIILELKVVDEFNDIHLAQLLTYLKLSGCSLGYLINFNVPLLKNGIKRVVNNHTEL; encoded by the coding sequence ATGGGAGAATTAAGTGAGACAATTATCGGAGCCGCAATTGAGGTGCACCGAGAACTGGGGCCTGGGCTTCTGGAAAGCACTTATGAGGCTTGCTTGGCGCATGAGTTAAACTTGCAGGGGATTAAAGCTGTTCGTCAGAAAAAGCAGCCTATTTATTACAAAGGACTAGAGATCGATGAAGCCTATCGCATCGACGTCATCGTTGAAGATGAGATCATTCTGGAACTAAAAGTAGTGGATGAATTCAACGATATTCACCTCGCCCAATTGCTGACCTATTTAAAGCTTTCCGGCTGTTCTCTTGGATACCTCATTAACTTTAACGTGCCACTTTTGAAAAACGGCATCAAACGTGTCGTGAACAATCATACAGAACTCTAA
- the gatC gene encoding Asp-tRNA(Asn)/Glu-tRNA(Gln) amidotransferase subunit GatC — translation MSETPHIDIDYVANLARIELSDQEKKKLGGQLDDILGYFEKLNSVNVDGVEPLAHAHAVNNIWREGDEPGPTYSPEVLTGMAPESRDNQVVVPKVVE, via the coding sequence ATGAGCGAAACACCACATATCGATATCGACTACGTTGCGAATCTGGCGCGCATCGAACTTTCCGACCAAGAAAAGAAGAAGCTGGGCGGCCAGCTTGACGATATTCTCGGCTACTTCGAAAAACTGAATTCGGTAAACGTCGACGGCGTCGAGCCATTGGCGCATGCCCACGCCGTAAACAATATCTGGCGCGAGGGCGACGAGCCCGGGCCCACTTACAGCCCTGAAGTGTTAACCGGAATGGCCCCCGAGTCACGCGACAACCAAGTGGTCGTGCCGAAGGTCGTGGAGTAA